One stretch of Armigeres subalbatus isolate Guangzhou_Male chromosome 2, GZ_Asu_2, whole genome shotgun sequence DNA includes these proteins:
- the LOC134215082 gene encoding major royal jelly protein 5-like — MRGDIIRVLGAITLLTVANVSAFSNNSNAIYTWEGGRIQWPCPTTKRLVKAAAKYTPKDIIAMACARCGDKTLCAMPRYQNSIPITLGQIYATKKGCDVKFEPFPCWTEQEENNCNSLQSVIDIYATGDYVWVLDNGILNALRSPVQKCLAKVVVYEVKSGKKMKTINLSRYVTEKSRLQYMQVECLKGGQCFVYISDAGNNAVIIYDVSGGRGYRVVLPKAVHHGCRFRDVLYIFLSYHKDGTKLYFTYLGGQHMFAIRTDHLRKGHGGNIEDIGEKPGSYIYIGPDGATGVFFREEGDSNVYFWDTKQCLKKTNFKLVFKSSDGLYATDVFPDHEINRFLLLESDFPGYMEGKAGCGTLHQISLLDGTS; from the exons ATGCGAGGTGACATCATTCGGGTGTTGGGTGCAATTACGCTGCTAACAGTGGCCAATGTTTCGGCGTTCTCAAATAACTCAAATGCTATATACACTTGGGAGGGTGGCCGCATCCAGTGGCCATGTCCAACAACAAAACGACTGGTTAAGGCTGCTGCAAAGTACACTCCTAAGGATATCATCGCAATGGCTTGTGCACGATGTGGAGATAAGACCCTTTGTGCGATGCCTCGATACCAAAATAGTATCCCGATAACCCTGGGACAAATCTACGCTACGAAGAAGGGGTGCGACGTGAAGTTTGAACCGTTCCCTTGTTGGACTGAGCAGGAAGAGAACAACTGTAATTCGCTACAGTCAGTAATCGATATCTACGCAACTGGTGATTATGTGTGGGTCTTGGATAATGGAATTCTTAACGCATTACGAAGTCCAGTTCAAAAATGTCTTGCAAAGGTAGTAGTATATGAGGTTAAATCGGGCAAAAAGATGAAGACCATCAACCTAAGTCGATACGTGACAGAAAAGTCTCGCCTGCAGTACATGCAGGTTGAATGCCTAAAAGGCGGTCAATGCTTCGTGTACATTAGCGATGCTGGAAATAATGCAGTTATTATCTACGATGTGTCTGGGGGTCGTGGCTATCGCGTGGTTCTGCCGAAGGCTGTCCATCATGGTTGTCGCTTCCGAGATGTGCTTTACATTTTCTTATCGTATCACAAAGATGGAACGAAACTCTATTTCACCTATCTTGGTGGACAACATATGTTTGCTATACGAACTGATCACTTACGAAAGGGTCATGGTGGTAACATAGAAG aTATTGGAGAAAAGCCAGGGTCTTACATCTACATCGGCCCGGATGGCGCAACGGGTGTATTTTTCAGGGAGGAAGGTGACAGTAACGTTTACTTTTGGGATACTAAACAGTGTCTGAAAAAGACCAACTTCAAACTGGTCTTCAAAAGCAGCGATGGACTGTACGCAACGGATGTGTTCCCAGACCATGAAATCAATCGATTTCTACTGCTGGAGTCAGATTTTCCTGGTTACATGGAAGGGAAGGCTGGATGTGGCACATTGCATCAAATATCTCTGCTAGATGGAACTAGTTAA